TGCACAGAGGGAGGATGATCTAAAAATGGCTCGGGAGACCTGCGACCTCTACCTCGCAGACTTCCAAAGGTGTGATACAGAGAAGGTGCTTGCCGAGGGACGAGCTACGAAGGCCAAAGAGGATGCAACTACTCTTAGGGTCACCCGAGCTCGCGAGGTTGAGAACGCGAGGAACAAAGGCTATGATAAAGGCTGGGACGCAGTTGAAGTGGAATACAAGAAGCAGGTTCGGGAGATCGAGACCGAGATGTATAAAGATTGCTTCTTGGACGGATTACGCTGCAGCTATGAGGCTCTTCTAAGAAAGCTTGATCTCCCTGAAGATTCAGAACTCTGAGCCGTACCCCAACCCCCTCTTGAAGAGCTCGTGCTGCCCGAGGAGGAAGATGAAATGGGGCCGAACCCCGAGGAGTTGCAGGCACCCGAGAACAAGGCTGATCCCGGCGCCCCTGCTCCTGCTGACACATGAAAGAGCTTCACCCCTCCCTtctgaaaaatgttttaaacttTTTGATTTACCATTtaactggacggctccggacatttggagtttgctaTTCTAAAGTTTATAAATATTTGTTGTTGTGACAGGCGCCAAATACTTGGCCGAAGCTTGATCGCTTGTAATGGTTTAAGTAGGATTTGAACTTGCGATTCACTGTGGTttttgtgaatgaatgctttcttttcctgGACGTTAcgtttatctttgaaatgcttgtatgaATTTATGGTTGCTGCTAGGGTATTGTTCCCCCTGCGTTGGTGAGACTTGTGGAATTgtaaaacaagtttaaccgaagcatgAACCGAAACATTCGCCAAACATACTCACGTAAGTTAGTTCAGAAAAAGATGGTTTGTGGGTGCCCCCCTACTTCGGGCGAGCATGCTGTGTAAACAAGTAGGGAGGGAACCAAAGCGTAGGGCTTAGTTTCCGAAGACCCCGCCTCTGGGAAGGTCAAAAGGGGCCGAGTGACCTAATCCGAAGAAAGTATTTTGAATTTCCATGCCCTTGATTTGGGTTAGGGTGCCTCGGTTATAGTTAAGAGATTAGAGGAGTGATGGGCAGACTCATGATAAGGTGGTGCTGCCGGGGGATTTGAGCTGGAGTCTCGAAAGAGAGATGGCGCTGGCCATGACTTCGGGATGCAGCGAAACCGAGCAGTGAATGACTATTGGTAGGTCGATATAAAGGGCTCGGGAAgaagccgagtatccttaagGCAAACGACCGAAGTCCAAACGACAGCGAAGGTCAGGGAGACTTTGTGGGAATTTTGTCTAAGGGTATTACCCAGGAGAAGACATAACCCCTAAAGTCGAAATAAAACGGTCTGATCGATAACGAACCGAGTGGAAAAAGTAAACAACAGAAACAGAAAGAACAAGCATTGGCAAGgatagaaaattttcatttgataCTTGTTTGGTATTGTCGTTACATAAGCAGGTTgttcccaaaacaaaattacttAGAAGATAAATACTGGTAAAAAGGAAGTCGGCGGGTCCTCGGAACCGAGGCGCTGCTAGCCATAGAACTTCTTTAGGTTGTTTGCGTTCCAGGTCTTAGCGATAGGAGAACCATCCAACTTCTCCGGCTTGTAATTTCCCAAACCGAGGTGTTTGAGGACTCGGaaaggaccctcccaattgggcattagctttcttttcttggacttctccaccactaTCTTCCAGACGAGGTCGTCAGATTTGAACGACCTAAAACGGACGCTACAGTTGTAGCCCTTGGCAACTTCCTGTTGGTACAatgcgagcttgatccttgcgtttTCACGTTCCTCCTCGGCCAAGTTGAGATCCGAAGCGATGTTGTCATTATTCACCGACTCGTCGAAATTTTCAGTACGCATTGTTGGGAGCCCGACTTAGAGGGGAATGAcagcctccattccaaatgccaaggagaagGGAGTGCGACCGGTTGATCGCCAAGGtgtagtacggtagccccagagtaccctaggTAGCTCCTCGGCCAATTTGCCCCAGCGTGACTCGAGTCAACGCTTAAGCCCAGATGAGATTGCCTTATTTGCAGCCTCAGCTTGCCTGTTACCCTGGGGGTAAACCAGGGTGGATGTGTCCTAGTTGAGGCCATATTCATCTAATAGAGATCGGTATTTCTGACAGGTAAACTGCCGCCCGTTGTCCGTGATGATGGCGAAGGGAACACCGAAGCGAGAGATGATATTTCGCCAAACGAACCGAATGACAtctgtttcttcaatagttACCAAGGGCTCGGCTTCGACCCATTTGGAGAAATAGTCGATGGCAGTTAAGAGGAACTTGAACCCATCGGGAGCAACGGGGAGCTTACCAACGACATTCATGCCCCACTAAAAGAAAGGCCAAAGGCTGGTGAAGGGGCTAAGGTCCCGAGTCGGCTGGTGGATAATTGGGGCGAACATCTGGCATTTCCCACAACGCTTGACaaactcttcagaatccttcttcattgttggccaccaatacccttgggagatggctcggtgagcgagggatcgtccaccggagtgacaaccacTGTCACCGGTgtgaagctcttcgatgatgctCGGTACTTGGTGGGGGTGTGCGACCAGCAGATACGAGctggtaaatgatcttcggtaaagcttacCGTTCGGATTGAGCCAAAAGAAAGCAACTTTATTTCGAAGTCGGTGAGCGTCCTTGTCGGTGGGGAGGACATCATCTCGCAGGTAGCCAatgatctcatccatccagctcggaccAAGCTCAATGCTGAGTACTTCTTGATTCAATACTTCAAGTtcgaaactgggcttgtcaatggagCTGAAGGAGATGGAACGATGTCCCGAGGAGGAGCTAGCCGAGGCGAACCCCGTAAGAGCGTCGGCATGGGCATTCTGTTCCCTGGAGATATGTTCGACTCGGAtagctttgaaatttttgatgaGTCAGACGATAGAGCTAAGGTAAGTACGCATTCAGTCGTTCCGAGCTTCCTCCGAGAGCTGGTTGACTAATTGGGAATCACTGTAAACCACAAGTTTTTCGATGCCAAGGGCTTCGGCCATTTTGAGCCTGGAGATCAGTGTTTCGCACTCAGCCTCGTTCTTGGAGGCTGGGAAGTTAATAGAGAGGGAGCTTTCGTGTAAAACGCCGAAAGGGGAGAGGACAACTCCGACAACGTCATTTACTAGCCACAAACGCCGAAAGGGGAAAGGACAACGTCATTTACTAGCTTGATGTTCCTTCGCTCAGATCATGTGGCGGCTTTCTCCGTTGGGGAATAACATGAATTCTATTCAGGGTGATTCAGTTCTTGATTGGTGGGATAACCTATTAGAGAGATGGAAAGGGatgaaggaaaacaagaatgtGTGGGCTGCAGTGGGTTATATCGTTTGGAGAATTTGGAAATGCAAAAACGACGTTTTCAGTAATAAACTGTGGAGACCGGATGCGGCTTGCACTGCTACAATTTGCGAGGCAGTAGATTTCTTGAAGTCTAATGAACGAATACCAAGGATTGGGGACTCTGGTCATGCCACCATTGTAGGAGAGCAAGTTGAATGGAAAAAACCCATGAATGGGTGGGTTAAAATCAATTTCGATGGGGGACTGGACAATCACCGGAAGTCAAGCGGGCTAGGCATTGTGATCAGAGACTCGCGTGGCCATTTTAGAGCGGCTAGAGGTTTTCACTTCAGATTTTTGATGAGCCCAGTAGTGTTGGAGGCGATGGCGGCACGAGAAAGTTTGGTCTTTGCGAAAGAACTTGGGTTGCAGAAGGTGCATATTGAAGGAGATTCCCAATTGGTGATTGGCATGATTCAAAAGCAGCAAGATGTCAACACAGCAGTTGGGATTCTAATTGCGGATGTGACCCGGCTAAGGCAGGAGTTTGAAGATACAAGAGTGAGTTTTATTCGAAGGATTAGCAATTCGGCGGCGCATGTTGTGGCCAAAGATGCTGTGAGAGGGAGTGGGATTCGATCGTGGGAAttctttcccccccccccccccccccccaccaggCTTTTTTCATCCATCATGTAAGGATGAGAGCCCTTTTTGAtatattgattttatttttcatccatCATGTGAGGATGAGAGCCCTTCTTGATGTATTGATTTTATTTCCCTGAGATTTATAAAATCTATCCTAaactttggcaaaaaaaaaaagatatacgTACATTGGGATTCATCACTCTTGTAGTTTTT
The sequence above is drawn from the Rhododendron vialii isolate Sample 1 chromosome 6a, ASM3025357v1 genome and encodes:
- the LOC131328488 gene encoding uncharacterized protein LOC131328488 is translated as MSSPPTRTLTDFEIKLLSFGSIRTVSFTEDHLPARICWSHTPTKYRASSKSFTPVTVVVTPWGMNVVGKLPVAPDGFKFLLTAIDYFSKWVEAEPLVTIEETDVIRFVWRNIISRFGVPFAIITDNGRQFTCQKYRSLLDEYGLN